One window of the Fusobacterium animalis 7_1 genome contains the following:
- the rodA gene encoding rod shape-determining protein RodA, which translates to MQNNTYLKKISKFSVFFIVNILLLFVISLSTIYSATVTKSEPFFIKEIIWFVISVFVFVGVSLVDYRKYYKYSTAIYIFNILMLLSVLVIGTSRLGAKRWIDLGPLALQPSEFSKLLLIFTFSAYLINDYSDKYTGFKAMFMSFLHIFPVFFLIAIEPDLGTSLVIILIYGMLLFLNKLEWKCIATVFFTIAALIPISYKFLLKGYQKDRIDTFLNPELDALGTGWNITQSKIAIGSGKIFGKGFLNNTQGKLKYLPESHTDFIGSVFLEERGFLGGSMLLLIYIALLIQILYIADTTEDKFGRYICYGIATIFFFHIFVNMGMIMGIMPVTGLPLLLMSYGGSSLVFSFLILGVVQSVKIHRGNK; encoded by the coding sequence ATGCAAAATAATACATACTTAAAAAAAATATCAAAATTTAGTGTATTTTTTATTGTCAATATATTGTTACTCTTTGTTATAAGTTTATCCACTATATATAGTGCAACAGTAACTAAAAGTGAACCTTTTTTTATAAAGGAAATAATTTGGTTTGTTATTAGTGTTTTTGTATTTGTTGGAGTATCCTTAGTTGATTATAGAAAATACTATAAATACTCAACAGCAATTTATATTTTTAATATACTTATGTTACTGTCTGTATTGGTAATTGGGACATCAAGATTAGGGGCAAAAAGATGGATAGATTTAGGGCCATTAGCATTACAACCTTCTGAATTTTCTAAATTACTTTTAATTTTTACTTTTTCTGCATATCTTATTAATGACTATTCAGATAAGTATACTGGTTTTAAAGCTATGTTTATGAGTTTTTTACATATATTTCCTGTATTTTTTCTGATTGCTATTGAGCCAGATTTAGGGACTTCCTTAGTTATTATTTTAATCTATGGAATGCTACTTTTTTTGAATAAACTTGAATGGAAATGTATAGCAACAGTTTTTTTTACAATAGCTGCTTTAATACCTATTTCATATAAGTTTTTATTAAAAGGTTATCAAAAAGATAGAATAGACACTTTTTTAAATCCAGAACTTGATGCTTTAGGAACTGGTTGGAATATAACTCAATCAAAAATTGCTATTGGTTCAGGGAAAATATTTGGCAAAGGTTTTTTAAATAATACACAGGGAAAATTAAAATATCTTCCTGAATCTCATACGGATTTTATAGGTTCTGTTTTTCTTGAAGAAAGAGGATTTTTAGGGGGAAGTATGTTGCTTCTTATCTATATTGCTCTTTTAATCCAAATTCTTTATATTGCTGATACAACAGAAGATAAGTTTGGTAGATATATATGTTATGGGATAGCAACTATTTTCTTTTTTCATATATTTGTAAATATGGGAATGATAATGGGTATTATGCCAGTTACAGGTCTACCTTTACTTTTAATGAGTTATGGAGGAAGTTCTTTGGTTTTTTCATTTCTAATACTTGGAGTTGTTCAAAGTGTAAAAATTCATAGAGGAAATAAATAA
- the dut gene encoding dUTP diphosphatase produces MKKVQVKVVREKGVELPKYETEGSAGMDVRANIEEPIILKSLERILIPTGLKVAIPEGYEIQVRPRSGLAIKHGITMLNTPGTVDSDYRGELKVIVVNLSNEAYTIEPNERIGQFVLNKIEQIEFVEVQELDSTERGEGGFGHTGK; encoded by the coding sequence ATGAAAAAAGTACAAGTAAAAGTTGTTAGAGAAAAAGGTGTGGAACTACCAAAATATGAAACAGAAGGTTCTGCTGGAATGGATGTTAGGGCAAATATAGAAGAGCCTATAATATTAAAATCTTTGGAAAGAATTTTAATTCCTACTGGATTAAAAGTTGCAATCCCAGAAGGATATGAAATTCAAGTTAGACCTAGAAGTGGGCTGGCAATTAAACATGGAATAACTATGCTTAATACACCAGGAACTGTTGATAGTGATTATAGAGGAGAATTAAAAGTTATAGTGGTTAATTTGAGTAATGAAGCATACACCATTGAGCCAAATGAAAGAATAGGTCAATTTGTATTGAATAAAATAGAACAAATTGAGTTTGTTGAAGTACAAGAACTGGATAGTACAGAACGTGGTGAAGGTGGTTTTGGACATACTGGAAAATAA
- a CDS encoding LptF/LptG family permease, whose amino-acid sequence MIKKMDIYVSKYFIKFFLMNIIGFMGVFLLAQTFKIIKYINQGKLVGGEILDYILNLLPKMFVETAPLSVLLAGLITISIMASNLEIVSLKTSGIRFLRIVRAPLIIAFVISLIVFFINNSIYTKSLAKINFYRRGEVDESLKLPTTKENAFFINNADGYLYLMGEINRETGVAENIEVVKFETEISKPKEIITAKSAKFDTEENKWIFSNVNIYNVDTKETITKTEYKSDLYKDDPSSFIRASAEDPRMLTIKELKKTIKEQKSIGEDTRIYLSELAKKYSFPFASFIVAFIGLSVSSKYVRGGRTTMNLVICVIAGYGYYLVSGAFEAMSLNGILNPFIASWIPNILYLIIGIYFMNRAEY is encoded by the coding sequence ATGATAAAAAAAATGGATATATATGTAAGTAAATATTTTATAAAATTCTTTTTAATGAATATAATTGGTTTTATGGGAGTATTTTTACTTGCACAAACATTTAAAATAATTAAATATATTAATCAAGGTAAACTTGTAGGTGGCGAAATTTTAGATTATATACTAAATCTATTACCTAAAATGTTTGTTGAAACTGCTCCTCTTTCTGTTTTATTGGCAGGGCTTATAACTATAAGTATAATGGCAAGTAACTTAGAAATTGTTTCATTAAAAACATCAGGAATAAGATTTTTAAGGATAGTTAGAGCACCACTTATTATAGCTTTTGTAATTTCATTAATTGTATTTTTTATAAATAATTCTATCTATACAAAATCACTTGCTAAAATAAATTTTTATAGAAGAGGTGAAGTTGATGAATCTTTAAAACTACCTACAACAAAAGAAAATGCCTTTTTTATAAATAATGCAGATGGTTATTTATATTTGATGGGAGAAATAAATAGAGAAACTGGTGTTGCAGAAAATATTGAAGTTGTTAAGTTTGAAACTGAAATTTCTAAACCAAAAGAGATAATTACTGCTAAAAGTGCTAAATTTGATACAGAAGAAAATAAATGGATATTTTCTAATGTGAATATTTATAATGTAGACACTAAGGAAACAATTACTAAAACTGAATATAAATCTGACTTATATAAAGATGATCCAAGTAGTTTTATAAGAGCCTCAGCAGAGGACCCTAGGATGTTGACAATTAAAGAGTTGAAAAAAACTATAAAAGAACAAAAAAGTATAGGAGAAGATACAAGAATATATCTTTCAGAACTGGCAAAAAAATATTCTTTTCCCTTTGCTAGTTTTATAGTTGCATTTATTGGACTTTCAGTGAGTAGTAAATATGTTAGAGGTGGAAGAACAACAATGAATTTAGTTATTTGTGTTATTGCAGGATATGGCTATTATTTAGTTTCAGGTGCATTTGAAGCTATGAGTTTAAATGGAATATTAAATCCATTTATAGCAAGTTGGATACCAAATATTTTATATTTAATAATAGGTATATATTTTATGAATAGAGCAGAATATTAA
- a CDS encoding RluA family pseudouridine synthase, whose amino-acid sequence MIEYIIDEDYESVRVDRFLRKHLKNINLSEIYKMLRKGKIKVNNKKISQDYRLVLGDIIFIFLPETFKEQNEEKFIEISQIRKEKLKQMIVFENDNLFVINKPLGDVVHKGSGHDISLLEEFRSYYSNNNINFVNRIDKLTSGLVIGAKNIKTAREIAKEIQTGNIVKKYYILVNGKIEKDNFILENYLKKDEERVIVSDIEKEGYKKSITYFKKIKEYDKYTLLEAELKTGRTHQLRAQLDHLGNNIVGDTKYGKNEKEDIMYLFSYYLKIDLYNLEIKLDMPVFFKTKFS is encoded by the coding sequence ATGATAGAATATATAATAGATGAAGATTATGAAAGTGTTAGAGTGGATAGATTTTTAAGAAAGCACTTAAAAAATATAAATCTTTCTGAAATATATAAAATGCTTAGAAAAGGTAAAATAAAAGTTAATAATAAAAAAATCTCTCAAGATTATAGATTAGTTTTGGGAGATATTATTTTTATATTTTTACCTGAGACTTTTAAAGAGCAAAATGAAGAAAAATTTATTGAAATTAGTCAAATAAGAAAAGAAAAATTAAAACAGATGATAGTTTTTGAAAATGATAATTTATTTGTTATTAATAAACCATTGGGAGATGTTGTTCATAAAGGTAGTGGACATGATATTTCTTTACTTGAAGAATTTAGAAGTTATTATTCAAATAATAATATAAATTTTGTAAATCGTATAGACAAATTAACATCTGGTTTAGTTATTGGAGCTAAAAATATAAAAACAGCTAGAGAGATAGCAAAAGAAATTCAAACTGGTAATATAGTAAAAAAATATTATATCTTAGTAAATGGAAAAATAGAAAAAGATAATTTTATTTTAGAAAACTACTTGAAAAAAGATGAAGAAAGGGTTATAGTATCAGATATTGAAAAAGAGGGATATAAAAAGTCTATTACATATTTTAAGAAAATAAAAGAATATGATAAATATACTTTATTAGAGGCAGAACTTAAAACAGGTAGAACACATCAACTAAGAGCACAACTAGATCATTTAGGAAATAATATTGTAGGAGATACAAAATATGGGAAAAATGAAAAAGAAGATATAATGTATCTATTCTCTTACTATTTAAAAATAGATTTATATAATTTAGAAATTAAATTAGATATGCCAGTTTTTTTTAAAACTAAATTTTCATAA
- a CDS encoding M16 family metallopeptidase, which yields MENVKLKKLDNGITLITENLPDISTFSMGFFVKTGAMNETKKECGISHFIEHLMFKGTKNRTAKEISEFVDFEGGILNAFTSREMTCYYIKLLSSKIDIAIDVLTDMLLNSNFDEESIEKERNVIIEEIKMYEDIPEEIVHEKNVEYALRGIHSNSISGTVASLKKIDRKAILNYLEKHYVAENLVIVASGNIDEKYLYKELNKKMKNFRKTKKEEILDLSYEIKKGKKIVKKPSNQIHLCFTTRGVSSKSDLRYPAAIISNVLGEGMSSRLFQKIREERGLAYSVYTYLTRFENCGLLSVYVGTTKEDYKEVIKLIKEEFKNIKENGISERELRKAKNKYESVFTFSLESTSSRMNRLASTYITYGKIISLDKVREDIEKVTLKDIKKAADFLFDEQFYSQTIVGDI from the coding sequence GTGGAAAATGTTAAGTTAAAAAAACTAGACAATGGAATAACATTGATAACAGAAAATTTACCTGATATAAGTACATTTAGTATGGGATTTTTTGTTAAGACAGGTGCTATGAATGAAACTAAGAAAGAATGTGGAATTTCACATTTTATAGAACATTTAATGTTTAAAGGAACAAAAAATAGAACTGCAAAAGAAATTTCAGAGTTTGTTGATTTTGAAGGAGGTATCTTAAATGCTTTTACTTCAAGAGAGATGACTTGTTACTATATAAAACTTTTATCTTCAAAAATTGATATAGCTATTGATGTTCTTACTGATATGTTACTTAATTCAAATTTTGATGAAGAAAGTATAGAAAAAGAAAGAAATGTAATTATAGAAGAAATAAAAATGTATGAGGACATACCAGAAGAAATAGTGCATGAAAAAAATGTTGAATATGCTTTAAGAGGTATACATTCAAATTCTATTTCTGGAACAGTTGCAAGTTTAAAAAAGATAGATAGAAAAGCTATTTTAAACTATTTAGAAAAACATTATGTAGCTGAAAATTTAGTTATAGTTGCTTCTGGAAATATAGATGAGAAATATCTATATAAAGAACTAAATAAAAAAATGAAAAATTTTAGAAAAACTAAAAAAGAAGAAATATTAGATTTATCTTATGAAATAAAGAAAGGTAAAAAAATTGTAAAGAAACCTTCAAATCAAATACATCTTTGTTTTACTACAAGAGGAGTTTCTTCAAAATCTGATTTAAGATACCCAGCTGCAATAATTTCAAATGTTTTAGGTGAAGGAATGAGTTCAAGACTATTTCAAAAGATAAGAGAAGAAAGAGGGTTGGCTTATTCAGTCTATACTTATCTTACAAGATTTGAAAATTGTGGACTACTTTCTGTATATGTTGGAACTACAAAGGAAGATTATAAAGAAGTTATAAAACTTATAAAAGAAGAATTTAAAAATATTAAAGAAAATGGTATATCAGAAAGAGAGTTGAGAAAAGCTAAGAATAAATATGAAAGTGTCTTTACATTTAGTTTAGAAAGCACAAGTTCAAGAATGAATAGATTAGCTTCTACATATATTACTTATGGAAAGATTATTAGTCTTGATAAAGTAAGAGAAGATATAGAAAAAGTTACTTTAAAAGATATTAAAAAAGCTGCCGATTTTTTATTTGATGAACAATTTTATTCACAAACAATAGTAGGAGATATTTAA